The Branchiostoma floridae strain S238N-H82 chromosome 1, Bfl_VNyyK, whole genome shotgun sequence sequence GAATTCCAAACTCCCACCACAGACTTCGCACCTAGTTAAAAATCATCTGTATTTTGTTAGAGTGATAACACTTAAAAGGCTTGATCCTTTCCATTTTGAGGCAGAGGCAAGGGGAACAAGCCggtaaaaatcatgaccattaCTTAATCTCCCCGAccctacctctgcttggagaatacctaTTTGCACCATGGTTGCAGTTTCGACTAGTCATATTGTCCAGATCAGGTCTTAACATATCTGAGATTTGAATGTAGGtcaagaaaatgttatttgacTCTGAATGGAATATTATATAGTCTTCTTTAAGTTAATAGATTGTCATAGGTTATAACAATCTAGACTAACTGTACCAACATCAGCAAAAAGAACCCTTGAATCTATGACCATTGTTTGTCCTTTTTGAACATTGACATGAGCATTGGTTAAACTTTGAATATCTTAATAATATATTATATGGCCACTCCATCAACATGACAACATTTGTTTGACTTGACAAGTACACTATGTACTTTCTTCTGCTGCAatgactactagtacttgtatGTCAATGTCAATTGCTGCTGTTGTAGATTTGTAATATGTTCAATTCATATagaaatttacagtacatttataTCTGCCTCATCTCCTTCTTGTACATCATATCAGCAATTCTTTTTTCCACTTCTGCACAAATAAACATTTGTGTAGAGGTGGAAAACCTCAGCATATAACTGCTCATCTTGTCAAACTAATGCAATAATTTACCCacctatcatcaaaacataATTGTCTTAGTTTGTGCAGGTTCGTACCTGTAGCTACTGGTACTGGTCTACTTGTCACAAATATGAGGtccccatcatttatcatttaggTAGTGTATTGTAGATATGGTTAAAATTACTGAAATCAAAATGAATTATAATTGCCTCTCCCATTAATACATACTTTGCACGTATCAGTTCAAAGTTATTCAGGTTATAACATTTCCTGATGACTCAATATTCTTGTTGACCCAGGTCACATGAATATGGCGTTCCTGTCACCTTCaccaaatatacattttttgcaaAAACCTGGATGTCGATCTGCATACAACAGTAATGACATGTAGAAAAAATCTGTtgaactgatttttttccaacctAGGCCAAAGTAAGtcaattttattgatgacatcagcgtGCCGCGTGACATTAGTTTTCGCATGagtttagaaagaaaaaaaagaaactgttgcttCTTTGGGGATCGGCAACATGTTGAAGacgtaccaaaatgggcaaatatgttgtgttgttgcgcttgtagaagtgatactagtgaggtagccatgactgtatcCAGAAGTGAAACTCGTTGGAAAGTGGAATGACTAGCTCATGACTAGCTCAGCTAACTTagtaaggcacgatctacacacagtttttcccgataccgacagctttttttcatcgtctagggaaaatttctcccgaaaggtccggaccattcgtacgataccttaccgatagcttagcaggggtccccgactgcttcgcgcgcgtgtagatgcttcccgacttcgggaaggctcattagcatataacgccatttggaaaatcgcgctagatacgttctagatccctcccgacatctccacagatatcggtaaaaactgtgtgtagatttcAATACCAGTCTAACACACACAAGTGTCgcttttactacaccagtgtACTTGattacaggaatgaatgccttgtttgttgtctgtgatgccatgtttggtcatttcaatttttgtcgcaacatttatggtgtctattttgaaaatttaggcgTCTtactcatcttgttttttcgccctatctcatagTTTTGGGGTcagcagaggatgtcatccataaaatttacttgctgtggccttacatatATGTCAAAATCATGCTACTTGCATTATACGTTCGTATATCTTATAACTAGATTTAAACGACTACTCAGTGTACCTCTCTTAAATGAAACTGTGTTTTGACTAGATGACATCCAAACGATTAATGTCTCCCTGCCCGCTATGGTAAGGTTACTCTGGGGCGCGGGGCAGGAATGTCAGTGCGCCACAAGAGCTACTATTGCTAGTGACTGTCAGGGAGCAAGTCTGTGTACATGAAAACACATCAAACGTAAGTTTTGCCATATAGACGTATGGATATAACTGCTCTGTCACAATAACACAAAGATCATGTCTTAATACGTTAAAGACTTTCCAGCGGCAAAGCGCACTCAAGGTCGAGAAATGAGTCGACCCTACGAAACCAGCGACGGATGGGGAGGGGTGGATGCTGTCTGAGACTGAATGTAACTGTGGCATTGGCGTCATGGTATGACGTTTTCAGCTGACCTTGTTTTTTGTCAGTTACAGAGTGTCTATCCATAAGGTAAGGAGGAACAGGCCGGTCGCGATCAGGTCAATGACCCATGACCTTCAGTTGAGTCATCGTCACTCAGACTTACAAAGTCTACTATGCTGTTAAAGTCATACATGCATGTTGAACCTCAAGCACTAGCTAGATTAGTCTTTACcagaatagtaataggggaatttggctaagttaggaataaaagtctagtaggagaaCTGACCGGCCGGGATAGTCACTACAAAGGCTGACTGACTGTAGCGGACCAGGCTACATAACATTGTGGGACAAAAGTGTGATACATACACAATTATGGTTTTTTTTCTCACCTTGTGCGTAACATTATTTCCTGCGGTTATCGAAACAACCTAAGATATATCGGAACAAGTTTCAGTTTGTCATGATATAAAAATGATTGCACAACATCATTACGAAGAACGCTAACATATTAGTCATATGATAGGGGTGCCATATCATTAAAGCATGACGACGCACGAGTGTACTATTTATGGTAAAGTTACATGCAGAACTGGTAAAATAAGAAACGAAATTTTTTCATCATCGGACGATCTTCGGAAAATACGACGAGCGTAGCTCTCCGTACAGCGGCTCACTCACTCTCCATACTATGTATATCTAATATGTTATAATGAATTCTCGCAACGTTGTTTTCACCATTTCCTTCGTCTATAACAATCCGTCTGTTTCTTTCGGGTACAAGTACAAGTAATTGCCGCCCGCCTCAGTGTGTGCAAAAAAACGCtgtgatgacgatgatgatgatgatgatgaagtactGCTGGTTTGTTGAGAATCATCACATTCTTTTACTTAGTTTACCTCCAACAAAACCTTTGGACTATGTTATCTTTAGTCTTCATGGTGATGTGACAGTCTGTAAGGATCTTCCCTGAGCAGCGTTGTGACAAACTTATGGCATATCTCCTTTAGACCCTTAGCGGACGCTGACAGACTTGACGGAGATGTCCGCTGCAGAGGAAGGTACCGGAACTGTCCGCTCACAGGAGTTCTACGAGCCGTTTCACGCCGAGAAGATCCTGGCGGGCTTGAATGAGCTGCGGGCCGACGGGAACNNNNNNNNNNNNNNNNNNNNNNNNNNNNNNNNNNNNNNNNNNNNNNNNNNNNNNNNNNNNNNNNNNNNNNNNNNNNNTTCATCGACGTGCTGCTGCTGGTGAGCGGACAGACCCTGCCCTGCCACCGCGCCGTGGTCGCCTCCTGCTCCGCCTACTTCCGCGCCATGTTCTACACCGGGATGAAGGAGAGCCGACAGGAGGTTATACAGGTATTGACTATTCTGTGCAAAGTATCAATGTCCCTTTTTTGCTGTCAAATCATGGCCCGATTTCTAACAGAACTCAAGTAACTTCTATTATGTGTTCATTGTCGATCATCTGCCGTCTACATCATTCATTATTTTCGTTAACTTTGTGGATACCTGTCCCTGGTTGCGTCGGTATAAGCTTCCATAGTTGAGGACGTCGCCACTCTGTCGTATCATATCGATACAGTTGAGTGAATATTCATAATTGAGGCAGGCTGCTCAGTGTTCTATGACTTTCAAttgtttcattcattcttttcctttctttgttgatgtttttgtctTAATCAAGTTCAGATAACAAAAATATATCCATAACGCAATATCCATTGGCAATATCCAGGTAGACGGGATCTCGGCTGATGCTCTAGCACTGCTGCTGGACTACGCCTACACAGCAAGACTCGTCATCACTCAGGAGAACGTCCAGCCGCTCCTGGAGGCCGCCAATTTCCTCCTGTTTCACGAGGTGAAGGAGGCCTGCGTGTCTTTCCTGGCCAAGGAGCTGGATCCGTGCAACTGCCTGGGGATCCACCGACTGGCCAGGATCCAGGATCTGGATCGCCTTGCGGACGGCGCCCAAACCTTCGCGCTGAAACATTTCACAGAGGTCTCTGTGCAGGAGGAATTCTATGAGCTCTGCAAAGACGACCTCATTCAGTTGATTTCGAATGACGACTTACAGGTTGAAGAAGAGACGAGTGTGCTGAGAGCTGTGCTGCGATGGGCTGAGCACGATTCCGTCAGCAGGGAGGAAGAGTTGGGGGAAATTTTAAGGCACGTCCGACTGGAGACAATTCCTCCCAGTGAACTGCAAGGCGTTGTAGAGATGGAACCTTCGCTGAACAGAGGTGATATTCGGGACGTGCTCCGTGATGTAGTTGCAGAGTACTCTGGTACGGACGAAACAAAATTACGCTCACGAAAAACTGAGATGATGTTAGTAGTCGGGGGGAATACAGGTGAGCCGCACCCTGACGTTTACCTGTTCGATCCCTGCGAAAACACCTGGACGGCTTGCGCTCGGTGGGCCGGGTACGAACGTCATAGCTACGTCACGACGCCCGTCGGGNNNNNNNNNNNNNNNNNNNNNNNNNNNNNNNNNNNNNNNNNNNNNNNNNNNNNNNNNNNNNNNNNNNNNNNNNNNNNNNNNNNNNNNNNNNNNNNNNNNNNNNNNNNNNNNNNNNNNNNNNNNNNNNNNNNNNNNNNNNNNNNNNNNNNNNNNNNNNNNNNNNNNNNNNNNNNNNNNNNNNNNNNNNNNNNNNNNNNNNNNNNNNNNNNNNNNNNNNNNNNNNNNNNNNNNNNNNNNNNNNNNNNNNNNNNNNNNNNNNNNNNNNNNNNNNNNNNNNNNNNNNNNNNNNNNNNNNNNNNNNNNNNNNNNNNNNNNNNNNNNNNNNNNNNNNNNNNNNNNNNNNNNNNNNNNNNNNNNNNNNNNNNNNNNNNNNNNNNNNNNNNNNNNNNNNNNNNNNNNNNNNNNNNNNNNNNNNNNNNNNNNNNNNNNNNNNNNNNNNNNNNNNNNNNNNNNNNNNNNNNNNNNNNNNNNNNNNNNNNNNNNNNNNNNNNNNNNNNNNNNNNNNNNNNNNNNNNNNNNNNNNNNNNNNNNNNNNNNNNNNNNNNNNNNNNNNNNNNNNNNNNNNNNNNNNNNNNNNNNNNNNNNNNNNNNNNNNNNNNNNNNNNNNNNNNNNNNNNNNNNNNNNNNNNNNNNNNNNNNNNNNNNNNNNNNNNNNNNNNNNNNNNNNNNNNNNNNNNNNNNNNNNNNNNNNNNNNNNNNNNNNNNNNNNNNNNNNNNNNNNNNNNNNNNNNNNNNNNNNNNNNNNNNNNNNNNNNNNNNNNNNNNNNNNNNNNNNNNNNNNNNNNNNNNNNNNNNNNNNNNNNNNNNNNNNNNNNNNNNNNNNNNNNNNNNNNNNNNNNNNNNNNNNNNNNNNNNNNNNNNNNNNNNNNNNNNNNNNNNNNNNNNNNNNNNNNNNNNNNNNNNNNNNNNNNNNNNNNNNNNNNNNNNNNNNNNNNNNNNNNNNNNNNNNNNNNNNNNNNNNNNNNNNNNNNNNNNNNNNNNNNNNNNNNNNNNNNNNNNNNNNNNNNNNNNNNNNNNNNNNNNNNNNNNNNNNNNNNNNNNNNNNNNNNNNNNNNNNNNNNNNNNNNNNNNNNNNNNNNNNNNNNNNNNNNNNNNAATTTTCCTGAACTTACAACATGACACGTTGACTGAAAGACATTTCGGCTCTCAGCTTCTTTATTCACTAATGATTTCAGTAGAGCATTTCCCTTGATTCTCTTATTCAGACGCCAATATCCCATATTAAATGTTTCCATCAAGGCTACGATTGCTTCTACAGTTGGTGTATTATTTCTGCACAACGCGTGCCCGCGCTACTGGTGAAGCACTTGGCCAAACGTGGCCGACGTGCAGGACATCATCCATCTGAGTGTCAAGTCTTCGGCCCGTGAGTCAAGACATACCTCCCGTTTCAGGGCCATGGGGAGAGGTAGACTCGCCACGTTGTTCACCATGAAGGGCGAGCACGGGGATGCGCACCTCCGGACCTGGCTCCGCACGGCGTACACGCACAGTTTCTGCAGGGTCGGCGGGACGTGGGTTTCTCTGATCAACTCTTCCTTGAGTGAAGTGAAGAGGcgatggtacatgtacacattttggTCGTCTACCTGCAGCATGCACGGTAAGGTGCCCTGCTTGGAGTACAGTCCCCGCCAGTACGCAGTGCTCTCCAGTAGGCGTAGGAGGCACATGCAACTGAACATGTTCTCTCTGTTGTCCAGGAAAACGTACAAAGGCGTCGCTCTAACAGTGTCACGGGTCCGCATATCGGGGTCGGCTCCGTACGACAGGAGGGCACTGACTAGGTAGTACTCCCCCTCTTGTGCTGCGTAATGTAGGGCCGTTTTGCCACGCCGGTCAGCATGGTTGATTGTCCACACCAGAGTCGACCAGAAACCCAACTTCACACTGACCGATCGCTCGGGGCTGCTCTTNNNNNNNNNNNNNNNNNNNNNNNNNNNNNNNNNNNNNNNNNNNNNNNNNNNNNNNNNNNNNNNNNNNNNNNNNNNNNNNNNNNNNNNNNNNNNNNNNNNNCTCCCAGGTGCGTGACGGCGTTTATGTCAGCGCCGTTCGTCAGTAGAAACTCTATGAAAACGATGTGGCGCGCAGCGGCGGCTGTGAGCAGCGGAGTCCACCCCCGGGCGTCCCTGGCGTCCACGGGAACACCGGCCTCTACAAGAGCGTCCACCAGCTCCGTCAGGTCGCACAGTGCCGCTATGTGTAAGGCGGTTTGTCCGTTTCTCGTTCTCGCAGACACACCGACGCCATGCTGAATCAGCAGCATCAGAGAACAGATCATGTCTACTCTACATTTGCCACTGTAAGAACACATCCGTATAGCCGGGAACAGTGGATCTGTTTTCCTCTGTAACACCATTAGCGACTCCGGAGTGAAGAACATCTTCAAGTACATCAGTAGTGTTGCAGAGTCCACGGGCGTCTGGTAAGTGATGAATGAGAGGAGGAGGTGGCGAAAATCTTTGGCGTGCTTCTTGTACAGATCTCCGTATGTTTGCTGCAAGAGCTCCGACAGGAGGAACGCAGATTTCGGAGTTATGAAGTCCTCACTCTTGAGCAAGAGGAAGAAGTCGATATCATTACCGTCACGAGCTGCTTTGACAAGCCGCTGAAAGCGCTGCCGTC is a genomic window containing:
- the LOC118407868 gene encoding kelch-like protein 24; the encoded protein is MSAAEEGTGTVRSQEFYEPFHAEKILAGLNELRADGNFIDVLLLVSGQTLPCHRAVVASCSAYFRAMFYTGMKESRQEVIQVDGISADALALLLDYAYTARLVITQENVQPLLEAANFLLFHEVKEACVSFLAKELDPCNCLGIHRLARIQDLDRLADGAQTFALKHFTEVSVQEEFYELCKDDLIQLISNDDLQVEEETSVLRAVLRWAEHDSVSREEELGEILRHVRLETIPPSELQGVVEMEPSLNRGDIRDVLRDVVAEYSGTDETKLRSRKTEMMLVVGGNTGEPHPDVYLFDPCENTWTACARWAGYERHSYVTTPLLYSLMISVEHFP
- the LOC118408700 gene encoding ankyrin-3-like — translated: MGLSLSRRQRFQRLVKAARDGNDIDFFLLLKSEDFITPKSAFLLSELLQQTYGDLYKKHAKDFRHLLLSFITYQTPVDSATLLMYLKMFFTPESLMVLQRKTDPLFPAIRMCSYSGKCRVDMICSLMLLIQHGVGVSARTRNGQTALHIAALCDLTELVDALVEAGVPVDARDARGWTPLLTAAAARHIVFIEFLLTNGADINAVTHLGSSPERSVSVKLGFWSTLVWTINHADRRGKTALHYAAQEGEYYLVSALLSYGADPDMRTRDTVRATPLYVFLDNRENMFSCMCLLRLLESTAYWRGLYSKQGTLPCMLQVDDQNVYMYHRLFTSLKEELIRETHVPPTLQKLCVYAVRSQVRRCASPCSPFMVNNVASLPLPMALKREVCLDSRAEDLTLRWMMSCTSATFGQVLHQ